Within the Pelagovum pacificum genome, the region GCCAGCGGCCGTTCACGCAGCTCGCCGATGCGCTCGATATCCTGCTGCCGGAGTTTACCGCACTCGCGTCCGATACCGATCGGCCATCGCGTATCGTCTTTCTCGGCACGGGCGCGATGTCCCACGCGGCGCGGGAATCGGCGCTGAAGGTCCTGGAGCTGACGGCAGGGCGCACGGCGGCGATCTGGGACAGCCCGCTCGGGTTTCGCCACGGGCCAATGAGTTTCGTCGACGACGAGACACGGATTGTGCTCTTCACCAGTCGCGAGCCGCAGGCTGCGCGCTATGAGGCCGACTTGCTGGACGAGCTGTCGCGGCAATTCCCCGGGCAGGGCCTGACGACCGTGGGGGCGAATGCGGATTTCGACCCGAACGTCGATCTCCCCGACGCGTGGCTGACACCGATCGCTGTCGCTCTCGCACAGGTGCTTGGCGTGACCTGGTCCGATCGACTCGGCCTTGATGTGGATGATCCGTTCGCCGGCAAAGGCACGCTGTCCCGGGTCGTCAGCGGTGTGACGCTCTACCCCGTTCGCCGAAGCTGACGGACAAACGTCCGCTAACGGACGGCATCGAAATCGTTTCCATGTCCTGAAAATGAAAAACGGCGACGCCAGGGAGGAGGAGAGGCGCCGCCGTTTAAATCGTCAGACGCTCAGGGAGGAGGAGAGAGCGCCTTCCGATATGGTCCCGGTCCTGAGCCGCAGGGAGGAGGAGAGCGGCGTTCGGTCCGGGTCATCGATATCCCAGGGAGGAGGAGGGGCACCGACGAAGTCTTGCGAAGCTCGCGGTGGCATCCAGGGAGGAGGAGAGGATGCCACCGCGTCTTTGCATCGCAGACCCCAGGGAGGAGGAGAGGAGCCTGCGAATAGGGTCCGAAGAGGCGTCGGGCTCAGGGAGGAGGAGAGAGCCCTTCGGTCTTCGGATCGGCGATCCCCAGGGAGGAGGAGAGGGAACCGCCGAAACTGTTGGTCCTGGAAGGCGGCGACACCCAGGGAGGAGGAGAGGGTGCCGCCGCTTCTTCTAGGTGCGATCCGCTCAGGGAGGAGGAGAGAGCGAACCGCGCTCAGAGCTCTCAGGGAGGAGGAGAGAGAGCTCCGAACCTTGAATTACTTGCCGTAGGCGGCCTCACGGGCGATGCCACGGATTTGCGACCGGTGAACGCCGAGGTCGGCGAGATCGCGGTCGGTCAGCTGGCCGAGTTCGACCAGCGTTTGACGATAAACCTGATGACGGGCCTGGTGTTCCCGGAATTCGGAAACGAAGCCGTTGAAACGGGCGAAAAGGTTGTTGCCGGCGAGGCCGCGGGTGTCGGTATAGGTGGCCATGTTAGGCTCCTGCTGCTCAGTTCAAATTCGCTGCGCCGTTTGGCGCTCTCGAGACGATAGATAGGGAAATGCTGCAGCCGCACAATCCGTCACGTGCTCAACGCTGCCATGCAGAAAGTGCAAGGGATACGAATAATCGCTCGCGAAAGGCCAATGGTGAAAATTTTAGCGGAGTGTGAATGGATTCTCACCCTGGAACCCATATCTCGGAATTGAATGCCCGATTTGGACCAAATATCGACGACTGCGGGTGTAACTAAAAGGTAACGGCACGATGGCAAAAGAAGCTGTGCTCGAGGCACTGGAAAGAATCGGACTGCCGGACGGGGGCACGCTGGTCAGCCGGGACATGGTTCGCGCGCTCGCGGTCGAGGGTGGCGCGGTCAGATTCGTCATCGAAGCCCCGACGCCGGACATGGCCCGCGCGATGGAGCCGGTCCGCGCGGCGGCGGAACGTGTGGTGAAGGAGCTCGACTGGGTAACGTCGGTCTCCGTCGTGCTGACGGCGCACGGGCCGAAGGAAGCGCCGCCGGAGCCGGCGCCGTCACTGAAGGTCGGCCGGCACCCGACGAAGTCCGACGGGCCGGCGAAGGTCGCGGGGGTCGATCGCATCATCGCGGTCGGCTCCGGCAAGGGCGGCGTGGGCAAGTCGACCGTGGCGACGAACCTCGCGGTCGCGATGGCGCGGGAAGGGCGGCGGGTCGGGCTGCTCGACGCAGATATATACGGACCCTCCGTTCCCCGGATGATGGGGCTCGAGACCCGGCCGGCCTCTCCGGACGGCGAACATATCGAGCCTTTGCGGGCGCACGGTGTCACGTTCATGTCCATCGGGCTGATGCTCGAGGAGGGCAAACCGGTGATCTGGCGCGGTCCGATGCTGATGGGCGCGCTGCAACAGCTGCTCGGCCAGACGAACTGGGGCGAGCTCGACACGCTGATCGTCGACCTGCCTCCGGGGACGGGGGACGTGCAGCTGTCGCTCTGCCAGAAGTTCACCATCTCGGGCGCGGTGGTCGTCTCGACGCCGCAGGACGTCGCACTGTTGGATGCGCGCAAGGCGCTGGCGATGTTCGAAACGCTCAAGACGCCGGTCCTCGGCCTGATCGAGAACATGAGCACATATATATGTCCCAACTGCGGGCACGAGGCGCACCTCTTCGGTCATGGCGGCGTTGCGACGGAGGCGGAGAAGCTGTCGCTGCCGTTCCTGGCGTCGCTGCCGATCGACCTCGACACGCGACTCGGCGGTGACGGCGGCGTGCCGGTCGCGGCGGGCGACGGCCCGATGGCGGAGAACTACCGGCGGCTGGCGCGGCGTTTCATCGACGGCGGCATGGGGTAGGGCGCCCCGACAGTCGGACATCCGGATGCCGGTCCCTCTGCGGGGCCGGCATTTTTTGTCTCTACCTTCCCGAACCGAGCAAATCGGCGGTCGCTGGCCGGTCACATCGCGCGATCACGGCCTGAAATCATCACTTGGGGAGGTCCATGGAACTTCATGGTCCGCGTTGGGTCGGGGCAGTCCGGCAGCCCCGTGAGAGGGCCGTTTCGGGGGTTTGATGGTCCCGAGAGGGGATCAGTGGGGAACCTGCGGGATTTCATGGAACCGCCCGGACGAGCCCAAAAAGTTGTGGATAATGGTGTTCGCGCGCATCTGTTGCCTTGATCGTGATCCTGAAGACACAGCCGCGTTACTCCACAGCTGGTAGAATCGGGGCTGTGAATACCAGATTTAGTATCGTGCGGCCGTCAGGGTGATAAATACACCCTTCCCGAGCTGATCCGACTTTTCTGTGTCGGACCATGAGATTCAGTTAATTCCCGTCTCGATCCATGAATTCCCAGATTCCGATTGCCCGGGCCGGTTGGTCATGGCAAACCTGTTTCCAGAAAGAGGGACTACAAAAAAACGAACCAACGCAGGTTTCATACAGGCAACCCCGCTTTCTTAAAAACAGAATCCGACGCGGAGCGCAGAGCAGCATCCCCCCAGGTGTGCGCAGCGTGATCGGACTTTCCCGCGAGGGACCGGCGGCGGATCGAGCAGTAGGCAGCAGTTCGATCCGCCGTTCGTGTTTTCAGCGGCAACGATAACTCCGGGGGATGCGGGACGGGTCAGCGGCACTGTGACTCAAGTCAAAGGCTTCACAGGCACTCACACCCTAAAGGTGGATACGAAGGGACGGGTTTCTGTCCCTGCCGCCTTCCGTCGCATCCTTGCTGAAGCTGACTCCACCTACACCGACGGCGGCTCTGCCAAGTTCTTCCTGGCCTATGGTGCACACCTTAAGGACCGGCTCGAGATCTATACTGTCGAGGAATTCGCCCGCCGGATCGAGCAGATCAACGGCATGGCGGCTGGCAGGAACAAGACATTCATGCAGGAAGTCCTGCTCTCTTCCAGCGACGAGATGGAAGTCGACAAGGACGGCCGCACGATTCTTCCCAAGGCCCACCGCGAGAAGCTGGGCCTCGACAGCGGTGAGCTGCTGTTCAAGGGGATGGGCGACCACATCGTCGTCTGGGCCAAGGACACCTACGAGGCCACGCGCGGCGCGAAGGTCGCGCAGATGGCGGCCGAGCTCGGCGACGATTTCGACATCATGCAGCTTGTCGGCGGGTAGGCCATGAGTACGGCCGCAGCCCCCCACGTTCCCGTCCTGATCCGGCCGCTCATCGAAGCGGTCGCGCCTGTCTCCGGGACCTGGCTTGACGGGACGTTCGGGGCAGGGGGCTACACGCGTGCGCTACTGGACGCGGGTGCTGAAAACGTTATCGGGATCGACCGCGATCCGCTGGCCGCCGAGATGGCCGGCTGGGTCGCGGATGATCCGCGTATCGCCCTGATTCAAGACACTTTTTCCAACCTTGACGATCATGCGTCCGAGCTCGACGGAATCGTTCTCGACCTCGGTGTCAGCTCGATGCAACTCGACCAGGCGGAGCGTGGATTCTCCTTCAATACGGACGGGCCGCTCGACATGCGGATGAGCCAGGACGGGCCCTCTGCCGCCGATCTGGTCAATGATCTGGACGAGGGTCCGATTGCGGACATCCTTTTTCACTACGGGGAAGAGCGCGCCTCGCGTCGGATCGCCAAGGCCATCGTGCGGGAGCGCCCGCTATCCACAACCGGACAGCTGACCGCCATCGTCGAGAAATGCCTGCCGCGCCCGAAGCCGGGGCAAAGCCACCCCGCGACGCGGACGTTCCAGGCGCTGCGGATCGCGGTGAACAATGAATACGGAGAGCTCGCCGAGGGTCTGATGGCGGCGGAACGTGCGCTGAAGCCGGGGGGCATGCTGGCCGTCGTGACGTTCCATTCCATCGAGGACCGCATGGTGAAGCGATTCTTCCAGCTTCGGTCGGGTCGGACGGGCGGCGGCAGCCGTCACGCGCCCGCCGTGCAGGAGATCACGCCCGCGTTCGAGCTGGTGACGCGCAAGGCCGTCGGACCGGACGACCGCGAACTGGCGGAGAACCCGCGGTCGCGGTCGGCGAAGCTGCGGGTCGGGCGTCGCACCGACGCGCCCGCCGAAGAGATCGACAGAAAGCTTCTCGGGATGCCCGTCGTGAAGGGATTCGTTCAATGAGGATGATGCTTTACCTCGTCACCGCGCTTGGCGTGATCGCGCTGGCCTTCTGGGCCTACGACCAGAACTACCGCACGCAGGCGGCGATCCGCGACGTGCGCGAGCTGCACCGCGAGATCGGCACCGCGCATGAACGGCTGAACGTGCTGAAGGCGGAGTGGGCCTATCTCAACCGCCCCGACCGGCTGCGCGACCTGACCGAGCTGAACTACTCCCGACTGGAGTTGCTGCCGCTGATGCCCGACGGGTTCGGCCGCATCGACGAGGTCAACTTCCCGATTCCGCCGCTGAGCCCGATCCTCGACCCGGTCGAGATCGCCTCGCAGAACGCAGACGGGGAGGAATTCCCATGACCCGCAGACCGCTTCGCCCGCTCGCCCGGATCCTCAAGGCCCGTGCCGAGGGCGGCAACCCGGACGCGATCGAGGCCGAGAACCTGCGCCTGCGCCACGAGGAGATGCGCGACAAGGCCCGCGCGCGGGCCGAGGGGCGGCTCGTCGTGCTCGGCGCGATGTTCTTCCTCGCCTTCGCGACGGTCGGCGGCCGGATGGGCGTGCTCGCCGCGTCCGAAAGCTCCGAACCGCAGGTGAGCGCGGGCGGCAACCCGATCATCGGCACGCGCGCCGACATCGTCGACCGCAACGGCCGGATACTCGCCACCAACCTCGAGACCCATTCGCTCTATGCCCACCCGCAGGACATCCAGAACGCCGAGGCCGCGGCGCGCGGCCTTGTCGAGATCTTCCCGGAGCTGAAGTACGAGGACCTCTACGAGCTGTTCACCGGCGACCGCCGCTTCGACTGGATTCGTCGCGAGATCAGCCCCGAGCAGATGCAGGCGGTGCACGAGATCGGCGATCCCGGCCTGCTGTTCGGCCCGCGCGAGATGCGGCTCTACCCGAACGGGTCGGTGGCCGCGCATATCCTCGGCGGCGCCTCCTACGGCACCGAGGGCGTGAGCTCCGCCGAGGTGATCGGCGTCGCGGGTGTCGAGAAGTACTTCGACAACTACCTGCGCGACCCGGCGAACGAGGGTGCGCCGCTGGAATTGTCGGTTGACCTCACGGTGCAGGCGGCGGTCGAACGGGTGCTTCAGGGCGGCATGAC harbors:
- a CDS encoding SIS domain-containing protein, producing the protein MSDALTQWTTWREIGAQPDIWRRWEQDFALQDVRAWIAGLDVDEVWFCGAGSSAFIGDIVASGIKGERPFRSVPTTDLISRPDFYLSDRRPLVVSFGRSGGSPETLGSFDALDVLTPDAPRLNVTCNPDGALAKRKATGECGVVVLPPQALDQGFAMTSSFTTMLLTALALFDAESRQRPFTQLADALDILLPEFTALASDTDRPSRIVFLGTGAMSHAARESALKVLELTAGRTAAIWDSPLGFRHGPMSFVDDETRIVLFTSREPQAARYEADLLDELSRQFPGQGLTTVGANADFDPNVDLPDAWLTPIAVALAQVLGVTWSDRLGLDVDDPFAGKGTLSRVVSGVTLYPVRRS
- a CDS encoding DUF1127 domain-containing protein, yielding MATYTDTRGLAGNNLFARFNGFVSEFREHQARHQVYRQTLVELGQLTDRDLADLGVHRSQIRGIAREAAYGK
- a CDS encoding Mrp/NBP35 family ATP-binding protein; its protein translation is MAKEAVLEALERIGLPDGGTLVSRDMVRALAVEGGAVRFVIEAPTPDMARAMEPVRAAAERVVKELDWVTSVSVVLTAHGPKEAPPEPAPSLKVGRHPTKSDGPAKVAGVDRIIAVGSGKGGVGKSTVATNLAVAMAREGRRVGLLDADIYGPSVPRMMGLETRPASPDGEHIEPLRAHGVTFMSIGLMLEEGKPVIWRGPMLMGALQQLLGQTNWGELDTLIVDLPPGTGDVQLSLCQKFTISGAVVVSTPQDVALLDARKALAMFETLKTPVLGLIENMSTYICPNCGHEAHLFGHGGVATEAEKLSLPFLASLPIDLDTRLGGDGGVPVAAGDGPMAENYRRLARRFIDGGMG
- a CDS encoding division/cell wall cluster transcriptional repressor MraZ, which codes for MTQVKGFTGTHTLKVDTKGRVSVPAAFRRILAEADSTYTDGGSAKFFLAYGAHLKDRLEIYTVEEFARRIEQINGMAAGRNKTFMQEVLLSSSDEMEVDKDGRTILPKAHREKLGLDSGELLFKGMGDHIVVWAKDTYEATRGAKVAQMAAELGDDFDIMQLVGG
- the rsmH gene encoding 16S rRNA (cytosine(1402)-N(4))-methyltransferase RsmH, which codes for MSTAAAPHVPVLIRPLIEAVAPVSGTWLDGTFGAGGYTRALLDAGAENVIGIDRDPLAAEMAGWVADDPRIALIQDTFSNLDDHASELDGIVLDLGVSSMQLDQAERGFSFNTDGPLDMRMSQDGPSAADLVNDLDEGPIADILFHYGEERASRRIAKAIVRERPLSTTGQLTAIVEKCLPRPKPGQSHPATRTFQALRIAVNNEYGELAEGLMAAERALKPGGMLAVVTFHSIEDRMVKRFFQLRSGRTGGGSRHAPAVQEITPAFELVTRKAVGPDDRELAENPRSRSAKLRVGRRTDAPAEEIDRKLLGMPVVKGFVQ
- the ftsL gene encoding cell division protein FtsL, translated to MRMMLYLVTALGVIALAFWAYDQNYRTQAAIRDVRELHREIGTAHERLNVLKAEWAYLNRPDRLRDLTELNYSRLELLPLMPDGFGRIDEVNFPIPPLSPILDPVEIASQNADGEEFP